A section of the Parasteatoda tepidariorum isolate YZ-2023 chromosome 6, CAS_Ptep_4.0, whole genome shotgun sequence genome encodes:
- the LOC122271594 gene encoding speckle-type POZ protein-like A, whose protein sequence is MAQNEFKVIDFNFEWKIERFFSFFENCNSIESPHLSISAFHSIYFTLAIEEPKHIVVTVQKSEDLKLKLSEIDINLSDTNEHELEFFTSIQAEKNAYVISTSKQLSPSFKSNRQNRHLSVKCHMFFGEAVIQSDNNDSDALELLKLSRDIRKLNDCEEFSDIKLQVGDSTFNVHRAILSARAPNLLKESVLITDVLNINHVTNISSPVFKLLMKYIYCVKLDTPNFQLPSGLLKVVDKLKLDSMKRKFSVYPNQIKLDTRQSCSQTSFTWSVLFF, encoded by the coding sequence atggCTCAGAACGAATTTAAGgttattgatttcaattttgaatggaaaatcgaaagattttttagttttttcgaAAACTGTAACTCGATTGAGAGTCCCCATCTATCAATAAGCGCGTTCCATAGCATTTACTTCACACTGGCAATTGAGGAGCCAAAACATATTGTAGTAACCGTTCAGAAAAGTGAAGATCTTAAACTTAAACTGAGTGAAATTGACATAAATTTAAGTGACACAAACGAACATGAACTGGAATTTTTTACGTCAATCCaagctgaaaaaaatgcatatgttATCAGTACGTCAAAACAACTTTCTCCTTCCTTCAAATCAAATAGACAGAACAGACATTTGTCAGTTAAATGTCACATGTTTTTTGGAGAAGCTGTAATTCAGTCTGACAATAATGATTCCGATGCGCTAGAGTTGTTGAAGCTTTCTCGTGACATAAGGAAGCTTAATGATTGTGAAGAGTTTTCTGACATCAAGCTGCAAGTGGGAGATTCTACATTTAATGTTCACAGAGCCATTTTGTCAGCGAGAGCACCGAATTTGCTAAAGGAGTCAGTTTTGATTACTGACGTGCTAAACATAAACCATGTTACCAACATTTCTTCTCCGGTATTTAAGCTTCTCATGAAATACATCTATTGTGTGAAGCTGGATACACCAAATTTCCAGTTGCCTTCTGGATTGCTAAAAGTAGTCGATAAGCTCAAGTTAGATAGCATGAAAAGGAAGTTTAGCGTGTATCCTAATCAAATCAAACTGGATACACGCCAGTCTTGCAGCCAAACTTCATTCACATGGTCTGTNCTCTTTTTTTAG